TTTCCCTTGGTGAGGCTGGTCCCGAAGGTGACGACGGTTTGTTTTTTCCCGGCGCGGAGGTTCGTCAGCAACTGGCTCGTGGCGAAGAGCGAGGAATGAAGAGTGAAGAGTGCGAGGATAAGAGCGAAGCGCGCAGCGTGTTTCATGGTGGTTATGGAAAGAGAAGGCTATGGTTTAGTGGCTCTTAGTAGCTCAGCGTATAGGTGAGGCGTACTTCCCGACCGCGGGCCAGACGGTAGGTGTCTTGCAGGTAATATTTGTCGAATATGTTCAACACGTTGAGCGTCACACTGTGGCGCAGGCGTGTCGGCGACTTGGTGGCAAAGCTGTAACCTGCGAAGGCGTCGTAGAGGGCGACACTGGGATTGACCTGGCGGAAACGGGTGACAACGCCGGTGTTGGTGTTCACCGAGCCGGCATGATGGAGGTAGCTGCCTGTATAGGTGGCTTTGGCGCCGAGCTTGAATCCCTTGAGCGAGCCCGTCCGGAAGACATAGCGGGTGGCGAGGTAGCCGTTGGTGCGCGGTGCCTTGATGAGGCGATCGCGTTTGTTTTCAGGTTCGGTGACCTTGGAATCGACATATGCACCGCCGGCTTGGATAAAAAACGCATCGGTGACATTCCAGCGCAGGTCGAGCTCGACTCCTTTTGCCTCCTCCTTGCCGATATAATAAACCGGGATTCCGTTGGCGCCGGCACCAGCGAGCCCTGTTTCTATATTGGCGTCGCGTTTTTCGACGGAGAACAGTGAAAGCGTATAGCCGAGTTGGTCGGCGAAGAGGGAGCCTTTGAGGCCGGTTTCGAAACCAAAGGATGTTTCGTTGGGCATGACCTGGCCTGTGCCCCGGTCAACAAAGACGGTCGGCTCGAATCCCGTGCTGTGGTTGAAATAAAACACCGTCCGGTCATCGCCGAACAGCTTCCAATTGAACCCAAGCGAATAGGTGATGTCGTCCGCCGTGGTGCCGCTGCGATCGGTGCTCCGGGCCGGGCTTTGATAATCCGTGAAGAGCATCAGTCCTTGGTCGACTCGATCATAACGCACACCGGCGAGTGTCACGAGCTGGTCACTGAACAGGAACATGCGCCAACTGAGCAGCGCGCCGTAGTTGTCGGTATTCCGGTCGGTATCCTGCCATGTTTTGTTCAGCTCGGAAAGCGGGGGCGGTTTTATCCAGACCGGGTTCCATGGGTTGACCTCGAAAAAGCCGAAACCATTGCCGGCGCCACCGAACTCGGCGCCGTTTTGCACTGAAAAAAGCTGGCGATGATCAGTGGTGGAGTAATCGCCCGCCAGAAGAAACATGTGTCGCACGGGGCCGGTTTGGAGTTTATAAAGCACGTCGGCTTGGGCGAGATAGGCATATTCGTCTTGTTTGAGACGGGTGAACTGGCCCCTGCTCGGCGTGTCCTCGACGAATGAATTGCTGCCG
This genomic stretch from Termitidicoccus mucosus harbors:
- a CDS encoding TonB-dependent siderophore receptor, with amino-acid sequence MPRTLPINTLLRLVLSCLLPAALSSSLGAQTTASATDPSTFLDESGEEVIILDEFKVESTSSRDTYMTSDVASAARVAAKATETPYSVQVMTSEFINDFQLFETADQLRMVSGAFAGAEDTGANNGKRIRGFQPMVLRDGFSRANPPDRSVVDRVEIIRGPVSMLYGQSSPGGLINYISKRAKKKPAYSLSATYGPDYDFKRVALDATGPIVRNKLFYYLNYSYNYNESDTEYFYNEKNLYAGGLTWNIAPTTLLTISWESQRISSNQADTIPMLRVGNVFVDTYWDLAHFNLFGPHSKLHRDFDSANILFEHRFTGNLTARLNLQYYEKTFDQNKIRLGPGSGSNSFVEDTPSRGQFTRLKQDEYAYLAQADVLYKLQTGPVRHMFLLAGDYSTTDHRQLFSVQNGAEFGGAGNGFGFFEVNPWNPVWIKPPPLSELNKTWQDTDRNTDNYGALLSWRMFLFSDQLVTLAGVRYDRVDQGLMLFTDYQSPARSTDRSGTTADDITYSLGFNWKLFGDDRTVFYFNHSTGFEPTVFVDRGTGQVMPNETSFGFETGLKGSLFADQLGYTLSLFSVEKRDANIETGLAGAGANGIPVYYIGKEEAKGVELDLRWNVTDAFFIQAGGAYVDSKVTEPENKRDRLIKAPRTNGYLATRYVFRTGSLKGFKLGAKATYTGSYLHHAGSVNTNTGVVTRFRQVNPSVALYDAFAGYSFATKSPTRLRHSVTLNVLNIFDKYYLQDTYRLARGREVRLTYTLSY